A region of Pontiella agarivorans DNA encodes the following proteins:
- a CDS encoding glycoside hydrolase family 20 zincin-like fold domain-containing protein has product MKQILKKIILGCLLLCSVGCAKEDVRIVVPENAGPIEQIAAAELAEALGELYPKKRFTISSRAGSRQTILLAADGSGEAEGYVVSHDGNTARIIGADPQGMMYASAEYWKSWATACL; this is encoded by the coding sequence ATGAAACAAATTTTAAAAAAGATAATTCTGGGCTGTCTGTTGCTTTGTAGCGTGGGATGTGCAAAAGAGGACGTTCGGATTGTTGTACCGGAAAATGCTGGTCCGATTGAACAGATTGCGGCGGCGGAACTAGCGGAGGCGCTGGGAGAGTTGTATCCGAAGAAGCGCTTTACGATTTCTTCGCGAGCAGGGTCTAGGCAGACGATTTTGTTAGCGGCGGACGGTTCTGGCGAAGCTGAAGGGTATGTGGTTTCTCATGATGGCAACACCGCGCGCATTATCGGAGCCGATCCGCAGGGCATGATGTATGCGTCTGCGGAATATTGGAAAAGCTGGGCTACGGCCTGTTTATGA